The proteins below are encoded in one region of Bacteriovorax sp. Seq25_V:
- a CDS encoding substrate-binding domain-containing protein: MFRLLLIKLYLVLVFGSSLAFAKNILVYPYLSGHEFWDLVKSEFVKVNQELGLDYEAFDSKNNRFNYHRKVLEVLRSSKKGDSLYVICQGDSFLSIAKEAIDKEIKLVVFNTKIEDELRDRIYNLPNASKYIFSFYPDDYHAARLLIEQMVRMSNKRELKLLVINGKKNSSVADLREQAVLDYVRKNENIKLLQVAPGLWDKEVANDIFLIAQSRYRDIDMVWTASDLMALGVLEAAEKLKISDKLIIGGIDWTSSFLKKFSSSNKLISVGGHYKEIGDVIRTINLYNLKKISAEEVRNKKIFKKFDFKKSN, encoded by the coding sequence ATGTTTAGATTATTGCTTATAAAGTTATATTTGGTTCTTGTTTTTGGTAGCAGTCTAGCCTTCGCCAAGAATATTCTTGTCTACCCATATCTGTCAGGTCATGAATTTTGGGATCTCGTTAAATCAGAGTTTGTTAAAGTAAATCAAGAATTAGGCTTGGACTATGAAGCTTTTGATTCAAAAAATAATCGCTTTAATTATCATCGCAAGGTTCTAGAAGTATTGAGAAGCTCTAAGAAGGGAGATTCTCTTTACGTGATCTGTCAGGGTGATTCCTTTCTCTCTATTGCAAAGGAAGCGATTGATAAAGAGATAAAGCTCGTTGTTTTCAATACAAAAATAGAAGATGAGTTAAGAGATAGAATTTATAATTTACCGAACGCCAGTAAGTATATTTTCTCTTTTTATCCAGATGATTATCATGCTGCAAGGTTACTTATTGAACAAATGGTCAGAATGTCTAATAAAAGAGAACTCAAATTACTCGTTATCAATGGTAAAAAGAATTCTAGCGTTGCAGATCTTAGAGAGCAAGCAGTATTGGATTATGTAAGAAAGAATGAAAATATCAAACTACTTCAAGTGGCACCAGGCCTATGGGACAAGGAAGTGGCAAACGATATTTTTCTGATAGCTCAGAGCCGTTATAGAGATATTGATATGGTTTGGACTGCGAGCGACTTAATGGCGCTTGGAGTGTTGGAAGCGGCGGAGAAGCTAAAAATTTCAGATAAGCTTATCATTGGTGGAATAGATTGGACTTCTTCATTTTTAAAGAAGTTCTCCTCTTCGAACAAGTTGATTTCAGTTGGGGGACATTACAAGGAAATTGGAGATGTCATAAGAACAATCAATCTATATAATCTTAAAAAAATATCAGCTGAAGAAGTTAGAAATAAAAAAATTTTCAAAAAATTTGACTTCAAGAAATCAAATTAG